The Streptomyces sp. Mut1 genome window below encodes:
- a CDS encoding PRD domain-containing protein has protein sequence MDDQLALRIQLFREGGQIKPEVADFVTAELAALEAEGCTVTEATAGMLTSHLMMALTRLLDGEAIEQFLTDDQVAAELAGHPEAVTRARAVAERARRELGAVLPESEVNFLGMHLAVLAQQTPAAPSS, from the coding sequence ATGGACGACCAGCTGGCCCTGCGGATTCAGCTCTTCCGCGAAGGCGGACAGATCAAGCCCGAGGTCGCCGACTTCGTCACGGCCGAACTGGCCGCCCTCGAAGCGGAGGGCTGCACGGTGACCGAGGCGACCGCGGGCATGCTCACCAGCCATCTGATGATGGCGCTCACCCGGCTCCTGGACGGCGAGGCCATCGAGCAGTTCCTCACCGACGACCAGGTGGCCGCCGAACTGGCCGGACACCCCGAGGCCGTCACCCGCGCCCGCGCCGTCGCCGAGCGCGCCCGGCGGGAACTCGGGGCCGTCCTCCCGGAGTCCGAGGTGAACTTCCTCGGCATGCACCTCGCGGTACTGGCGCAGCAGACCCCCGCCGCGCCCTCCTCCTGA
- a CDS encoding methyltransferase domain-containing protein, with the protein MTPTLVRHHRHTEPSASADDGSRARDWAEIQERMLAPLHEAVYARLEVGPATRMLALGCGSGLALLTAEGRGARVTGVDTDPERLALARARLLPAPEDRGSPATGARLVDTVTEAAAAGPHSLITAFTPIGCAAGDGDELVRSLGTAVPSAGRGSTVVLTGWGPPERCATEAVLRVASRLAGDGRTPGGGWRGPRRDDLEDVAFRSGLRPDGSGRVACPFGYADMDSAVRGLLSTRLFDAAVRATDRWQVEREVAEALRPHRRADGTVWMSNVFRYLVCTS; encoded by the coding sequence ATGACACCTACGCTCGTCCGGCACCACCGGCACACCGAGCCCTCCGCCTCCGCGGACGACGGCTCCCGGGCCCGTGACTGGGCCGAGATCCAGGAACGGATGCTGGCACCGCTCCACGAGGCGGTGTACGCGCGGCTGGAAGTGGGGCCCGCCACCCGGATGCTCGCGCTCGGCTGCGGCTCCGGACTCGCGCTGCTGACGGCCGAGGGCCGCGGCGCGCGGGTCACCGGCGTGGACACCGATCCCGAGCGCCTCGCCCTCGCGCGGGCCCGCCTCCTGCCCGCCCCCGAGGACCGGGGCTCCCCCGCCACCGGTGCCCGCCTCGTGGACACGGTCACCGAGGCGGCGGCCGCCGGACCGCACAGCCTGATCACCGCGTTCACCCCGATCGGCTGCGCGGCGGGCGACGGGGACGAGCTGGTACGGAGCCTGGGGACCGCGGTGCCGTCGGCGGGCCGGGGCTCCACGGTCGTCCTGACCGGCTGGGGCCCGCCCGAGCGGTGCGCGACCGAGGCGGTGCTGCGGGTGGCGAGCCGGCTCGCCGGGGACGGGCGCACACCGGGCGGCGGCTGGCGCGGCCCGCGCCGGGACGATCTGGAGGACGTGGCCTTCCGGTCCGGGCTGCGGCCGGACGGTTCGGGCCGGGTGGCCTGCCCGTTCGGCTACGCCGACATGGACAGCGCGGTACGCGGCCTGCTCTCGACGCGGCTGTTCGACGCCGCGGTCCGGGCGACGGACCGGTGGCAGGTGGAGAGAGAAGTGGCGGAGGCCCTGCGTCCGCACCGGCGCGCGGACGGCACGGTGTGGATGTCCAACGTGTTCCGCTATCTCGTCTGCACCTCTTAG
- a CDS encoding phosphotriesterase family protein yields MNSPAPVLRTVLGDIAPDAVRGPALAHEHLVLDLDHRGDGGAVLAAGRHTAAVTAELAALREEYGLALVVELTCRGMGRDVRTLARISRDAQVAVVAATGWYYEPFHTPEIDRGSVADLAATLVREIEDGIGTTGIRPGVLGEIGSHGDIPAPPESKVLRASARAALATGLSVATHAQLGRGGLAQLELLTAEGLPPHRISLGHQDLLDDPAVHRELAASGAYVAFDTVGKDSYQSDDTRLRLLLALLEAGHADRALLSCDISRHGYLTSEGGQGYGHLFGSFLPEVRAAGVDDDLIDLLTRRNPLRFLSGANVEES; encoded by the coding sequence ATGAACAGCCCCGCCCCCGTGCTTCGTACCGTCCTCGGAGACATCGCCCCCGACGCGGTACGCGGCCCCGCCCTGGCCCACGAACACCTCGTACTCGACCTCGACCACCGGGGTGACGGCGGCGCCGTGCTCGCCGCCGGCCGGCACACCGCCGCCGTCACCGCCGAACTGGCCGCACTCCGCGAGGAGTACGGACTCGCCCTCGTCGTCGAGCTGACCTGTCGCGGCATGGGCCGCGACGTGCGCACCCTGGCCCGGATCTCCCGGGACGCCCAGGTCGCCGTCGTCGCCGCGACCGGCTGGTACTACGAGCCGTTCCACACCCCCGAGATCGACCGCGGCAGCGTCGCGGACCTGGCCGCCACCCTCGTCCGCGAGATCGAGGACGGCATCGGCACCACCGGCATCCGCCCCGGCGTCCTCGGCGAGATCGGCAGCCACGGGGACATCCCGGCGCCGCCGGAGAGCAAGGTGCTCCGCGCCTCGGCGCGGGCCGCCCTCGCCACCGGGCTCTCCGTCGCCACCCACGCCCAGCTCGGCCGCGGCGGCCTCGCCCAGCTGGAACTGCTCACCGCCGAGGGACTGCCCCCGCACCGGATCTCCCTCGGCCATCAGGACCTGCTGGACGATCCCGCGGTGCACCGGGAGCTGGCCGCGAGCGGCGCCTACGTCGCTTTCGACACGGTCGGCAAGGACAGCTATCAGAGCGACGACACCCGGCTGCGGCTCCTGCTCGCCCTGCTGGAGGCGGGACACGCCGACCGGGCCCTGCTCAGCTGCGACATCTCCCGTCACGGCTACCTCACCTCCGAGGGGGGCCAGGGCTACGGCCACCTCTTCGGGAGCTTTCTGCCCGAGGTTCGTGCGGCAGGCGTGGACGACGACCTGATCGACCTGCTGACCCGCCGCAATCCGCTGCGCTTCCTCAGCGGCGCGAACGTGGAAGAGAGCTGA
- a CDS encoding RNA-binding protein: MLEEALEHLVKGIVDNPDDVQVASRNLRRGRVLEVRVHPDDLGKVIGRNGRTARALRTVVGAIGGRGIRVDLVDVDQVR; this comes from the coding sequence ATGCTCGAGGAGGCTCTCGAGCACCTCGTGAAAGGCATTGTCGACAACCCCGACGATGTGCAGGTCGCCTCGCGCAACCTGCGCCGTGGCCGCGTGCTGGAGGTCCGGGTCCACCCCGATGACCTCGGCAAGGTGATCGGCCGCAACGGCCGCACCGCACGCGCGCTGCGTACCGTCGTGGGCGCCATCGGCGGCCGTGGCATCCGCGTCGACCTCGTCGATGTGGACCAGGTTCGCTGA
- the rplS gene encoding 50S ribosomal protein L19, which yields MASLLDDVNAASLRTDVPAFRPGDTVNVHVRVIEGNRSRVQQFKGIVIRRQGAGVSETFTVRKVSFSVGVERTFPVHSPIFEKIEIVTRGDVRRAKLYFLRELRGKAAKIKEKRDR from the coding sequence ATGGCTTCCCTGCTCGACGACGTCAATGCCGCGTCGCTGCGTACCGACGTCCCGGCGTTCCGCCCCGGTGACACCGTCAACGTTCACGTCCGCGTGATCGAGGGCAACCGCTCCCGTGTCCAGCAGTTCAAGGGCATCGTCATCCGCCGCCAGGGCGCGGGCGTCAGCGAGACCTTCACGGTCCGCAAGGTCTCCTTCAGCGTCGGCGTCGAGCGCACCTTCCCGGTGCACAGCCCGATCTTCGAGAAGATCGAGATCGTGACCCGCGGTGACGTCCGTCGCGCCAAGCTGTACTTCCTCCGTGAGCTGCGCGGCAAGGCCGCGAAGATCAAGGAGAAGCGCGACCGCTGA
- a CDS encoding DUF2620 domain-containing protein — MTKILAGGVGKTEVTNTIKQLGIEGLEVTASSDMDAAMKLRVAQADYYLGTCHTGAGASLGVLVGLMGSAVCHTFGRSVPTEEQITALLDEGKKVFGFSMDQIDTIAPLMARAIAARG; from the coding sequence ATGACGAAGATCCTCGCCGGCGGCGTCGGCAAGACCGAGGTCACCAACACCATCAAGCAGCTCGGCATCGAGGGCCTGGAGGTCACCGCCTCCAGCGACATGGACGCCGCGATGAAGCTGCGCGTCGCCCAGGCCGACTACTACCTGGGTACCTGTCACACGGGCGCCGGCGCCTCGCTCGGCGTCCTCGTCGGCCTGATGGGCAGCGCCGTCTGCCACACCTTCGGCCGCAGCGTCCCCACCGAGGAGCAGATCACCGCCCTGCTGGACGAGGGCAAGAAGGTCTTCGGCTTCTCGATGGACCAGATCGACACCATCGCCCCCCTCATGGCGCGCGCCATCGCCGCCCGCGGCTGA
- a CDS encoding YhfT family protein — protein sequence MSTTLAAGASLDFSLAQQLTVIALCALTAYIAHMALAVFNDGVRPFLLDFIQGRTTRSATTAVSFGLSAGFIFGLGAPMALSTGVLNPWLLFLPTDILGMLSPKKWLAPILGGAWGAVVVFGLNGANNVAHDLPVDFITAMQQMSTPILFLFTLFPVLAITKQFGRKWGGIAGLLEFALVVMTMKLWPNMFAGALAMAVGVLMLIGLAVAKDLAQRKADKAAGVSEPVLEGDDPMASLFSASAARLRRYLPLFMVLGAGVCVLAQMHIFGGGEATSFLIAKGQYSEAAQVDFYRVFGFIPLIATTALASGAYGIAGFTLVYPIGYLMPNPFLAAIVGALVFAAEVLALSYIGKLLGRLPSVRDSSEHLRSAITDTLQLAILFGSLMAANAMGGGLGILVVGGLYLLNEAMGRPIVRMAAAPAAVIVGGILLNLLYWMDLFTPIKG from the coding sequence GTGAGTACAACACTCGCAGCCGGTGCAAGCCTCGACTTCTCGCTGGCCCAGCAACTGACCGTCATAGCCCTCTGTGCGCTGACCGCGTACATCGCGCACATGGCGCTGGCCGTCTTCAACGACGGCGTACGCCCGTTCCTCCTGGACTTCATCCAGGGGCGCACCACGCGCAGCGCCACGACGGCGGTCTCGTTCGGCCTCTCGGCCGGGTTCATCTTCGGGCTCGGCGCCCCGATGGCCCTGTCCACCGGCGTGCTGAACCCGTGGCTCCTCTTCCTGCCCACCGACATCCTCGGCATGCTGTCGCCGAAGAAGTGGCTCGCCCCGATCCTCGGCGGCGCCTGGGGCGCGGTCGTCGTCTTCGGACTCAACGGCGCCAACAACGTGGCACACGACCTGCCGGTCGACTTCATCACCGCCATGCAGCAGATGTCGACCCCGATCCTCTTCCTCTTCACGCTGTTCCCGGTGCTGGCCATCACCAAGCAGTTCGGCCGCAAGTGGGGCGGCATCGCGGGGCTGCTGGAGTTCGCCCTGGTCGTCATGACCATGAAGCTGTGGCCCAACATGTTCGCCGGCGCGCTGGCGATGGCCGTCGGCGTGCTGATGCTCATCGGTCTCGCCGTCGCCAAGGACCTCGCCCAGCGCAAGGCCGACAAGGCGGCGGGCGTGAGCGAGCCCGTCCTTGAGGGCGACGACCCGATGGCGTCCCTCTTCAGCGCCAGCGCGGCCCGGCTGCGCAGGTATCTGCCGCTGTTCATGGTGCTGGGCGCCGGAGTCTGTGTGCTCGCCCAGATGCACATATTCGGCGGCGGCGAGGCGACCAGCTTCCTGATCGCCAAGGGGCAGTACTCCGAGGCCGCGCAGGTCGACTTCTACCGGGTCTTCGGCTTCATCCCGCTGATCGCGACCACCGCGCTGGCCTCCGGCGCGTACGGCATCGCGGGCTTCACCCTCGTGTACCCCATCGGCTATCTGATGCCGAACCCGTTCCTCGCCGCGATCGTCGGCGCCCTGGTCTTCGCGGCCGAAGTGCTGGCCCTGTCCTACATCGGCAAGCTCCTCGGGCGGCTGCCCAGTGTCCGGGACTCCTCGGAACACCTGCGCAGCGCGATCACCGACACCCTCCAGCTGGCGATCCTCTTCGGCTCGCTGATGGCGGCCAACGCCATGGGCGGCGGCCTGGGCATCCTCGTCGTCGGCGGGCTCTACCTGCTGAACGAGGCGATGGGCCGGCCGATCGTCCGGATGGCCGCGGCACCGGCCGCGGTGATCGTCGGCGGCATCCTCCTCAACCTCCTGTACTGGATGGACCTGTTCACACCGATCAAGGGATAG
- the yhfZ gene encoding GntR family transcriptional regulator YhfZ, producing MNVFDDRFLTRNGLAARQLAVLLLNHEPDTRLPRVRDYAQELGCGNGTVQAALQLLEESGAIRTTARGHLGTFLAHSDRSILWRLSGLGTLLAAMPLPYSRRYEGLATGLRGAFEEAGAPFAITFMRGAGARTAALLEGKVDLVVLSRFAADELIAEHPVELVADLGPATYVGAHGMLLRHGVDLDTPGLRVAVDHASEDLRMLVDLVFAGRPDVQRLEASYMQLPDLFARKEVDATVWNLDEVRDRLGVGVDVLPLGDEVTRELSLRNSSAAIIGRTEGAKALAAVRDSLNLSLITSLQREVLEGTRLPSY from the coding sequence GTGAACGTCTTCGATGACCGTTTCCTCACGCGCAACGGACTGGCCGCCCGCCAGCTCGCGGTCCTGCTGCTCAACCATGAGCCGGACACGCGGCTGCCCCGGGTGCGGGACTACGCGCAGGAGCTGGGGTGCGGAAACGGCACGGTCCAGGCGGCCCTGCAGCTGCTGGAGGAGTCCGGCGCCATCAGGACGACCGCCCGGGGCCACCTCGGCACCTTCCTCGCCCACTCGGACCGCTCCATACTCTGGCGGCTCTCCGGGCTCGGGACACTGCTGGCCGCGATGCCCCTGCCGTACTCCCGCCGTTACGAGGGCCTGGCGACCGGACTGCGCGGCGCCTTCGAGGAGGCGGGCGCGCCCTTCGCGATCACCTTCATGCGAGGCGCCGGGGCCCGTACCGCCGCACTGCTCGAAGGCAAGGTCGACCTCGTCGTCCTGTCCCGCTTCGCCGCCGACGAGCTGATCGCCGAGCATCCGGTGGAGCTGGTGGCGGACCTGGGGCCGGCCACCTACGTCGGCGCGCACGGCATGCTCCTGCGCCACGGCGTGGACCTGGACACCCCGGGCCTTCGGGTCGCGGTCGACCACGCGTCGGAGGACCTGCGCATGCTGGTCGACCTGGTCTTCGCCGGGCGCCCGGACGTCCAGCGGCTGGAGGCCTCGTACATGCAGCTGCCCGATCTCTTCGCCCGCAAAGAGGTGGACGCCACCGTCTGGAACCTGGACGAGGTGCGGGACCGGCTCGGAGTCGGCGTCGACGTGCTCCCGCTGGGGGACGAGGTCACCCGCGAGCTGTCGCTGCGCAACTCGAGCGCGGCCATCATCGGCCGGACCGAAGGGGCCAAGGCCCTGGCCGCCGTCCGGGACTCCCTGAACCTCTCGCTGATCACCTCGCTCCAGCGCGAGGTGCTTGAGGGCACCCGCCTGCCCTCTTACTGA
- a CDS encoding alanine racemase, translating to MFLDTVLTRNPGLVEAAAALHHEGAIPPDTYVMDLDAIEANAALLAAEADRLGVSLWFVVKQLGRNPELIRAIARHIPRYAAIDPPEARTLHASGARAGNLGHLVQIPRRALPEMLAWRPETVTVYDLDNARAVSDAARRLGFVQDVLIRLEGAEGSVYPGQEGGVPLAGLDAFADAAERLPGIRIAGVTAFPCVLCDPATGAPYATPNFALALKARETLAGRGHTDLGLSAPSATSMASLPLLAGLGATHGEPGHALTGTTPLHALDPAQPETPAYVYVTEVAHTLDDGRPAVFGGGFYARSHIRSALLPRTGARLNVLDAPAENIDYYRLLDAPAPGQEVRIGDTALLAFRTQIFVTRSTVAVVSGISSGAPRLNGLYDAQGRSLS from the coding sequence GTGTTTCTCGACACCGTACTGACCCGCAATCCGGGGCTCGTCGAGGCCGCGGCCGCACTCCACCACGAGGGCGCGATCCCGCCGGACACCTATGTGATGGACCTGGACGCCATCGAGGCCAACGCCGCGCTGCTGGCCGCCGAGGCCGACCGGCTGGGCGTCTCCCTCTGGTTCGTCGTCAAACAGCTCGGCCGCAACCCGGAGCTGATCCGGGCCATCGCCCGGCACATCCCCCGGTACGCCGCCATCGACCCGCCCGAGGCCCGCACCCTGCACGCCTCCGGCGCCCGTGCCGGCAACCTCGGCCACCTCGTCCAGATCCCGCGCCGCGCCCTGCCCGAGATGCTGGCGTGGCGCCCCGAGACCGTCACCGTCTACGACCTGGACAACGCCCGCGCGGTCTCCGACGCCGCGCGGCGGCTGGGGTTCGTCCAGGACGTCCTGATCCGGCTCGAAGGCGCCGAGGGGAGCGTCTACCCCGGCCAGGAGGGCGGCGTCCCGCTCGCCGGGCTCGACGCCTTCGCCGACGCCGCCGAACGGCTTCCCGGCATCCGGATCGCGGGGGTCACCGCCTTCCCCTGCGTGCTGTGCGACCCGGCGACCGGGGCCCCGTACGCCACGCCCAACTTCGCCCTCGCCCTCAAGGCCCGCGAGACACTCGCCGGCCGCGGCCACACGGATCTCGGGCTGAGCGCACCCAGCGCCACCTCGATGGCCTCCCTGCCGCTGCTCGCCGGCCTCGGCGCCACCCACGGTGAGCCGGGCCACGCCCTGACCGGCACGACCCCGCTGCACGCCCTCGACCCGGCGCAGCCCGAGACCCCCGCCTACGTGTACGTCACCGAGGTCGCCCACACCCTGGACGACGGACGTCCCGCCGTCTTCGGCGGCGGGTTCTACGCCCGCTCCCACATCAGGAGCGCCCTGCTGCCGCGCACCGGCGCACGCCTGAACGTGCTGGACGCGCCCGCCGAGAACATCGACTACTACCGGCTGCTCGACGCGCCCGCCCCCGGCCAGGAGGTCCGGATCGGCGACACCGCGCTGCTCGCCTTCCGCACCCAGATCTTCGTCACCCGCTCGACCGTCGCCGTCGTCTCCGGAATCTCATCCGGTGCGCCCCGTCTCAACGGTCTGTACGACGCCCAGGGCCGGTCCCTGAGCTGA
- the trmD gene encoding tRNA (guanosine(37)-N1)-methyltransferase TrmD, whose translation MRLDIVTIFPEYLEPLNVSLVGKARTSGRLNVRVHDLREWTYDRHNTVDDTPYGGGPGMVMKTEPWGDALDEALADGYEAGAHAPVLVVPTPSGRPFTQELAVELAERPWLIFTPARYEGIDRRVTEEYAGRMPVIEVSIGDYVLAGGEAAVLVITEAVARLLPGVLGNAASHQDDSFAPGAMANLLEGPVYTKPPQWRGRGIPEVLLSGHHGRIARWRRDEALRRTAANRPDLIERCEASGFDKKDREMLSILGWSPEPGGRFWRRPEAVEE comes from the coding sequence ATGCGCCTCGACATCGTCACGATCTTCCCCGAGTACCTGGAACCGCTGAACGTCTCCCTGGTCGGCAAGGCCCGCACGAGCGGCCGCCTCAACGTCCGGGTGCACGACCTGCGCGAGTGGACGTACGACCGCCACAACACCGTGGACGACACCCCGTACGGCGGCGGCCCCGGCATGGTCATGAAGACCGAGCCGTGGGGCGACGCCCTGGACGAGGCGCTGGCGGACGGCTACGAGGCGGGGGCGCATGCGCCGGTCCTCGTGGTGCCGACGCCGAGCGGCCGGCCGTTCACCCAGGAACTCGCCGTCGAACTCGCCGAGCGGCCCTGGCTGATCTTCACCCCGGCCCGCTACGAGGGGATCGACCGGCGGGTGACCGAGGAGTACGCCGGCCGGATGCCGGTGATCGAGGTGTCCATCGGCGATTACGTGCTGGCGGGCGGGGAAGCGGCCGTCCTGGTGATCACCGAGGCGGTGGCCCGGCTGCTGCCCGGCGTCCTCGGCAACGCCGCGTCCCACCAGGACGACTCCTTCGCGCCCGGCGCGATGGCGAACCTCCTGGAGGGGCCCGTCTACACGAAGCCGCCCCAGTGGCGCGGGCGGGGCATCCCCGAGGTGCTGCTCAGCGGCCACCACGGACGGATCGCGCGCTGGCGGCGGGACGAGGCGCTGCGCCGTACGGCCGCCAACCGGCCCGATCTGATCGAGCGGTGCGAGGCTTCCGGCTTCGACAAGAAGGACCGGGAGATGCTCTCCATCCTCGGCTGGTCGCCGGAGCCGGGCGGCCGATTTTGGCGCAGGCCCGAGGCCGTGGAAGAATAG
- a CDS encoding aminotransferase class V-fold PLP-dependent enzyme translates to MNPVLPRTFPLPTVAPADAVARQFRLIEATARHFEGPQLFASDAGVVPGLGRPATTARVESVLADFFGAEDAAFVQGAGTGAIRAALTAAVRPGDPLLIHRAPVYRTTEVTLRGLGAETVEADFNDPDELRGALESGRFRWAYVQHTRQRLADSYDPGEVLSACRAAGVRTVVDDNYAVMRTPAAGVELGADASCFSLFKLHGPEGVGIVVGARDLVEHIRRDNYSGGGQVQGHQALDALRALTHVPLMWSVQSQVGAEVAERLTAGEVPGVAEVRLANAQDRCLLVRLDRPVARELPAVAARFGAAPYPVGSNSRYEITPLFYRMSSSALDDSPELADWTVRINPMRAGADLVIEILRRSLAALNDPKDH, encoded by the coding sequence ATGAACCCCGTACTCCCCCGGACGTTCCCGCTGCCGACCGTGGCCCCGGCCGATGCCGTCGCCCGGCAGTTCCGGCTCATCGAGGCCACCGCCCGCCACTTCGAGGGCCCGCAGCTGTTCGCCTCCGACGCCGGGGTCGTGCCCGGCCTCGGACGCCCCGCCACCACCGCCCGCGTCGAGTCCGTCCTCGCCGACTTCTTCGGCGCCGAGGACGCCGCCTTCGTCCAGGGCGCGGGCACCGGCGCGATCCGGGCCGCCCTCACCGCAGCCGTCCGGCCGGGCGACCCCCTCCTCATCCACCGGGCGCCGGTCTACCGCACCACCGAGGTCACGCTGCGCGGCCTCGGGGCCGAGACCGTCGAGGCCGACTTCAACGACCCCGACGAGCTGCGCGGGGCCCTGGAGTCCGGCCGGTTCCGCTGGGCCTACGTCCAGCACACCCGGCAGCGGCTCGCCGACTCCTACGACCCCGGCGAGGTCCTCTCCGCCTGCCGGGCCGCCGGCGTCCGCACCGTCGTCGACGACAACTACGCGGTGATGCGCACCCCGGCGGCCGGGGTCGAACTGGGCGCCGACGCCTCCTGCTTCTCCCTGTTCAAGCTGCACGGCCCGGAGGGCGTCGGTATCGTCGTCGGCGCCCGCGACCTGGTCGAGCACATCCGCCGCGACAACTACTCCGGCGGCGGCCAGGTCCAGGGGCACCAGGCGCTCGACGCGCTGCGCGCGCTCACCCACGTACCGCTCATGTGGTCCGTGCAGTCCCAGGTCGGTGCCGAGGTCGCCGAGCGGCTGACCGCGGGCGAGGTGCCCGGGGTCGCCGAGGTCCGGCTCGCCAACGCGCAGGACCGGTGCCTGCTCGTCCGCCTCGACCGGCCCGTCGCCAGGGAACTGCCCGCCGTCGCCGCCCGCTTCGGCGCGGCCCCCTACCCCGTCGGTTCCAACTCCCGTTACGAGATCACGCCGCTCTTCTACCGGATGTCCAGCTCCGCCCTGGACGACTCCCCCGAACTGGCCGACTGGACCGTGCGCATCAACCCGATGCGGGCGGGCGCGGACCTCGTCATCGAAATCCTGCGCCGCTCGCTGGCCGCGCTGAACGACCCGAAGGACCACTGA
- the rimM gene encoding ribosome maturation factor RimM (Essential for efficient processing of 16S rRNA) has protein sequence MQLVVARIGRAHGIKGEVTVEVRTDEPELRLGPGAVLATEPATTGPLTIETGRVHSGRLLLRFEGVKDRTAAEALRNTLLIADVDPAELPEDPEEFYDHQLMDLDVVLADGTGIGRITEITHLPSQDLFIVERPDGSEVMIPFVEEIVTEIDLDEQRAVIAPPPGLIDESEAVVASAREEEGGTAAGTGEDDA, from the coding sequence GTGCAGTTGGTAGTCGCGCGGATCGGTCGCGCCCACGGCATCAAGGGCGAGGTCACCGTCGAGGTGCGCACGGACGAGCCGGAGCTGCGGCTCGGGCCCGGAGCCGTGCTGGCCACCGAGCCGGCCACGACGGGACCGCTGACGATCGAGACCGGCCGGGTGCACAGCGGCCGGCTGCTGCTGCGTTTCGAGGGTGTGAAGGACCGTACGGCCGCCGAGGCGCTGCGCAATACCCTGCTGATCGCCGATGTCGACCCGGCGGAGCTCCCGGAGGACCCCGAGGAGTTCTACGACCATCAGCTGATGGACCTCGACGTGGTCCTCGCCGACGGCACCGGGATCGGCCGGATCACCGAGATCACGCACCTGCCGTCCCAGGACCTCTTCATCGTGGAGCGCCCGGACGGCAGCGAGGTGATGATCCCGTTCGTCGAGGAGATCGTCACCGAAATCGACCTGGACGAGCAGCGCGCGGTGATCGCCCCGCCGCCCGGACTGATCGACGAGAGCGAGGCGGTCGTGGCCTCCGCGCGCGAGGAGGAGGGCGGAACGGCCGCCGGGACGGGCGAGGACGACGCCTGA
- the rpsP gene encoding 30S ribosomal protein S16, which yields MAVKIKLKRLGKIRSPHYRIIVADSRTRRDGRAIEEIGLYHPVQNPSRIEVNAERAQYWLSVGAQPTEPVLAILKLTGDWQAHKGLPAPAPLLQPEPKADKRALFDALTKDGGEESKGEAITPKAKKADKKADEAADAAAPAESTEA from the coding sequence GTGGCAGTCAAGATCAAGCTGAAGCGTCTGGGCAAGATCCGTTCGCCTCACTACCGCATCATCGTCGCCGACTCCCGTACCCGCCGTGACGGCCGGGCCATCGAGGAGATCGGCCTGTACCACCCGGTGCAGAACCCCTCGCGCATCGAGGTCAACGCGGAGCGCGCGCAGTACTGGCTGTCCGTCGGCGCCCAGCCGACCGAGCCGGTTCTCGCGATCCTGAAGCTCACCGGCGACTGGCAGGCGCACAAGGGCCTCCCGGCCCCCGCGCCGCTGCTGCAGCCGGAGCCCAAGGCCGACAAGCGCGCCCTGTTCGACGCCCTCACCAAGGACGGCGGCGAGGAGTCGAAGGGCGAGGCCATCACGCCCAAGGCGAAGAAGGCCGACAAGAAGGCGGACGAGGCTGCTGACGCTGCCGCGCCCGCCGAGTCGACCGAGGCCTGA